In Flavobacterium piscisymbiosum, the sequence ATGGTGGAGTGAAAAAAGTAGATTTAGGATTTATCGGATCTTGTATGGTTCACAAAGGAGATATGAAGATTTTGGCTCAAATGCTTAAAAATATAGAAGATCTACACGGTAAAGTGGAGTTCAAAGCGCCTCTTGTAGTAGCGCCTCCTACTTACAACATTGTAGATGAACTTAAAGCCGAAGGTGACTGGGAAGTTTTACAAAAATACTCAGGTTTCGAATTCAACGATAATGCACCTAAAGGAGCAGCACGTACTGAATATGAGAACATGTTGTATTTAGAGCGTCCGGGATGTAACCTTTGTATGGGTAACCAGGAAAAAGCGGCAAAAGGAGATACTGTAATGGCAACTTCAACACGTCTTTTCCAGGGAAGAGTTGTAGAAGATACTGAAGGTAAAAAAGGAGAGTCTTTACTTTCTTCTACACCGGTAGTAGTTTTATCTACAATTTTAGGTAGAACTCCTACACTTGCTGAATATACAGCAGCAGTAGATGGTATTAGCTTAACAAGATTTGCACCTTCTCATAAATTGCTTGTAATGTAATTTACGATTAGTTATAATCATTATATATAAAAAGCCCGAGTTGATAAACTCGGGCTTTTTCTTTTCTGGCTACTCTATTTTTTGTAACTTGTCATGTTCAAAATAAAAAAAACAAAAACAATTATACTTATGGCTTTTGATATTGAAATGATAAAAAAAGTGTATGAGAACATGCCGGATCGTGTTGATAAAGCACGCGAGATTGTTGGTCGTCCACTTACATTAACAGAGAAAATTTTATACAATCACCTTTGGGACGGAAATCCAACAAAGGCTTTTGGCAGAGGAGTAGATTATGTTGATTTTGCACCGGATCGTGTAGCATGTCAGGATGCAACTGCTCAAATGGCATTATTGCAATTTATGCACGCCGGTAAGCCTAAAGTAGCAGTGCCTACAACAGTGCACTGTGATCACTTGATTCAGGCAAAAGTAGATGCAGCAACCGATTTGGCCAGAGCAAAAATACAAAGTAATGAAGTTTTCGACTTCCTGTCGTCAGTTTCTAATAAATACGGAATTGGTTTCTGGAAACCGGGAGCAGGAATTATTCATCAGGTAGTACTTGAAAATTATGCTTTCCCTGGAGGAATGATGATTGGTACCGATTCCCACACTGTAAATGCAGGTGGTTTAGGAATGGTTGCCATTGGTGTTGGTGGAGCAGATGCTGTAGACGTTATGTCCGGTATGGCTTGGGAACTTAAATTCCCTAAATTAATTGGAGTAAAACTAACTGGTAAATTATCAGGTTGGACAGCTCCTAAAGATGTTATCCTAAAAGTTGCCGGTATTCTTACTGTAAAAGGTGGTACTGGTGCAATCGTTGAATATTTTGGAGAAGGGGCAACTTCTATGTCTTGTACCGGTAAAGGTACTATTTGTAACATGGGAGCAGAGATTGGAGCTACGACTTCAACTTTTGGATATGATGATTCTATGAGTCGTTACCTACGTTCTACAAACAGAGCCGATGTTGCAGATGCTGCAGATAAAATAGCCCCTTACTTAACAGGAGATCCAGAAGTATATGCTAACCCGGAACAATATTTTGATCAGGTTATCGAAATCAACTTAACTGAATTAGAGCCACACTTAAACGGTCCTTTTACACCGGATTTAGCGACTCCAATTTCTAAGATGAAAGAAACTGCGATCAAAAACAACTGGCCATTACAAATTCAGGTAGGTTTAATAGGTTCTTGTACCAACTCTTCTTACGAAGATATCTCACGTGCAGCTTCTTTGGCAAGACAAGTAAGTGCTAAAAACTTAAAAACTAAATCTCAATTCACCATTACTCCAGGATCTGAAGTAGTGCGTTATACCATCGAAAGAGACGGATTTATCGATACTTTCGAAAAAATTGGAGCAACTGTTTTTGCAAATGCCTGCGGACCATGTATTGGTATGTGGGACAGAGACGGAGCAGAGAAAGAAGAAAGAAACACTATTGTGCACTCTTTTAACCGTAACTTCTCAAAACGTGCAGATGGTAACCCAAATACTTTAGCATTCGTAGGTTCTCCAGAGTTGGTAACCGCTATGGCTATCGCAGGAGATTTAGGTTTCAATCCGTTAACAGATACCTTAATCAACGAAGATGGAGAAGAAGTAATGCTTGAAGCGCCAACAGGAGACGAATTGCCTCCAAAAGGATTTGATGTTAAAGATCCGGGATTTCAGGTTCCGGCAGAAGACGGTTCAGGAGTTCAGGTTGTGGTAAGCCCAACATCAGAACGTTTGCAATTATTAGCTCCGTTTGATGCCTGGGATGGTAAAAATATTACTGGAGCAAAATTATTAATCAAAGCATTCGGAAAATGTACTACAGATCATATCTCTATGGCTGGACCATGGTTACGTTTCCGCGGACACTTAGATAATATTTCAAACAATATGTTGATTGGTGCGGTAAATGCATTCAACCAAAAAACAAACTCTGTTAAAAATCAATTAACAGGTACTTATGATGCAGTTCCTGCTGTAGCTCGTGCATACAAAGCTGCTGGAGTTCCGTCTATCGTTGTAGGAGATCACAATTATGGCGAAGGTTCATCTCGTGAGCATGCTGCTATGGAGCCACGTTTCTTAGGAGTTAAAGCGGTATTGGTGAAATCTTTTGCCCGCATCCATGAAACAAACCTTAAAAAACAAGGACTTTTAGGATTAACATTTGCAAACGAAGCAGATTACGATAAAATTCAGGAAGACGATACTATCAATTTTACTGATTTAACCGAGTTCGCTCCTGGAAAACCATTGACATTAGAGTTCGTTCATGCAAATGGTACAAAAGATATCATCCTGGCAAACCATACTTATAACGCAGGTCAGATTGGCTGGTTCGTTGCAGGTTCAGCATTAAACTTAATCGCTGCCGGAAAAGCTTAATCGTTAAGATTCAATTATACTAAAAACGCTCTGTGTAAACAGGGCGTTTTTTATTAGGAGCTATTTCCAGCTATCCGCTATATTCCCGATAAACAAAAACTACGGCTAAAAAGCCTTGTTTTTCTAAATCGGGAGATGCCGCTTCTATCTGGGCTAGGGCACTCGTTTTTATCAGAAGTTTTTTTTTTTTCTTAGTGTGACCTTAGATCTTTCGATATAATTTCATATTCAAAATAAAAAATAATCTATCCGTTGTTTTTAGTGACACGTACTTCTTGTGATAAAGTCTTAGTTCTGGTAGGTTTGGTAATTTCAAATTCATTTACATCAATACTAAATACTTTCGAAGAAGGTAATTTCGAGTAGCTATTGTCAACACGTCCACCTAAAATGTATAATTTATCATTGTAATAATGCATGACTGAATATTTCAGAGGTAATCCAATTTCATATTCTTTTAATTGTTTTGTTTTTAGATCATAAACATACATTTTTTGATCCTCAAAAAAATAAATAATATTTTCATGATAAGTTACAGCAGGCCTTTCTAATGGTGAGAATAATTCTCCTTCATTTTGCCATTTTTCCGTTGCTAAATCAAAAGATTCTATTTGTGAGATTGGCTTTCCATTATTACCTCCAATAAGATAAATTTTATCATCGACCAGAGCGCCTGTCGTTTCTTTTGCTATTGGCATATGAGCAAGTTCGTACCAATAACCTGAAGAAATGTTGTATAAATGTACTTTATCGGTAAAATCCTTGACACCACTTTCGGTCGATTTTACAGAACCTCCCATTACAATAATATTATCTTTATAAGTAAATGAAGCAAAATCAGCAGCCTTATGCGGATTTGTATTATCAGTTTTAATGGTCTGTTTTTCCAAATCTAAAACTTCAATTTGATCTTGCAGGTATTCCCAGCTACTTATTTTGTTTACAAACATTTTTTTTCCGCCTACGATATAGACCAAATTGTTGTAAAAATGAATGTTGTGATAAGCCCTGTTTTGAAGTTTTAATTTCGAAAATTCCCATGTATCAGTTTTGATGTCATATATACAAAGGTCTTGTTTATAATGTCGTTTAGCCGACGTATATTGCTCTTCACTTAAAAATTTCACCATATCCATATCAGCTTTTTCTGCTCGTGCTTTTTCGAGTTGGTTGATTTCAGGATAAGCATCTCCGCCACTAACATAAATTTTGTCATCTTGCAGAAGAGAGCCAAATGAGAATATAAGATGTTTTAAAGAAGTTAATTGGGTAAATGAAAGTTTAGATTGTAGTTTTTGATCCGCAGGAATAATTACATCTGATAAATTTTCAATATTTTCTTCAAGCGAAACTATAAAGCTTTGCTTAGTCAGATAACTTAAAGAAATTCTTGTCGTAGCGTAACCAATATGAGAGAATTCTAATACCTCGTCATCGTTAAATTTTGATAAAAGTTTTAAAGAAAATTTCCCGTTTTCATCTGATATTGTTCCAACTTTACTTGATAATGCCAGGATATTGGTGTTTTCAAGTGGGAGATTAGTGCTTTTCGAAACTATTGTTCCGTTTATATTTTGAGCAATACATAATAAAGGAAAAAGAATAAAAAATAAAAGTAGTTTTTTCACACTGTTTTCAGATTAAGGTTAGTTTTTGATAAAAGTTAATTGGTATTTCTAAAAATATTCGCACAAATTTTGTGCCGAGAAAGTACGGTGAGATAAAATTAGTTCGAAATTTTAATAAATTACAGCGTAATAATTCCTCAACAACATACAAGAATATATTTTGAGACGAATATTTTTTTTCTCTTGCCTAATTTGTGTTAGCTTTTATAAAAAAAGAGATTATTTATAAAAGACCTGATTTCAAAGAGTTGGCGTGATTTTTAATAGTAGAGGATTAATTCGGGGTAAATTTGTTGTTAAAAAACGTGTATCTTTTACATTAAAAAGTTAAATTCGCCTTTTAGGTAATATATTTGTGTTTTTCTAGTTTATATTATTCAGACTAAAAGTTATATTATTTAAACTTAAAGAAGTATTCATTAAACTTTAATAGGTATGGTTGTTAGATTAATTATAGTGTTGTTTTTTTTCAGTGTTGGTGTTTTTTCTCAGGAAAAGTTTATCAAGCACAAAATATCAAAAGGAGAAAACCTATCTGTAATTGCTAAAAAATATGGTGTAAAAACCAAAGATATTCAAGATGCCAACCCTGATGCTCCTAAAGTTTTAAAATTAAATTCGGTTCTCTTAATTCCGAATACCAATAAAAAGGTTACTACAAAAAAAACTGAAATAGTTGCCAATACAACTCCCGCAACAACTTCAAATTCAGGTCTGCACGAAGTACAGGAAAAAGAAAATCTTTGGTTAATTTCAAAAAAATACAATGTTTCTGTTGATGATTTAAAAAAAGCAAATCCATCGCTCGAAAGTGAAGATCTAAAAATAGGACAGAAGCTTGCTATTCCGTCTAATGCTGTTGTAGCGACTGAAAAGAATACAAAGAAAAATCAGAACATAGAAAATCCGGAAATAATTCCTTCAACAGATGTAGAAGTTGTTGTTGAGGTAAAACCAAAAGAAACAAAATATCTGATTGCCAAAAAATACGGAATAACGGTTGCAGAACTAGAGAAGCAAAATCCATTTATTAAAGGAAAACTACCGGTTGGTTATCTTCTGAAAATTAGAACTTCAAAAGAAAAAGCAAATCAGGAAGTAAAAGATGCTGTTATTGCATCTCAAACTCAAATCGCTGATAAAACCGCCACAACTTTAGAGAATAAAGGTAAAACGAGTGAAGTAAAGCCGGAAATTGTATCGGACAAAAATGCCGAAATAGTTGTTGAGGTAAAGCCAAACGAAACAAAATATACCATTGCCAAGAAATACGGGATAACTGTTGCAGAACTGGAGAAGCAAAATCCATTTATCAAAGGAAAACTTCCGGTTGGTTATCTTCTAAAAATTAAAACTTCAAAAGAAAAAGCCAATCAGGAAATAAAAGATACTGCTATTGCATCTCAAACTCAGATTGCTGAAAACCCTGTTCTTACTTCAGATAATAAGATTAAAACTGATGAAGCAAAGCCGGAAATTGTACCTGCAAAAAATGTTGAAGTAGTGGTTGAGGTACAGCCAAAAGAAACAAAATATGCCATTGCAAAAAAATACGGAATAACTGTTGCAGAATTAGAGCGACAGAATCCATTTATTAAAGGGAAATTGCCTGTTGGCTATATGCTGAAGATTAATACCTCAAAAGAAAAGGCCGATGCGGCATCTTCAATAACAACCCCACAAAGTAATGACGGTTTATCAGATGCTTCGCAGGTGGCAGATAATTCAGCAGTTGAAAAAGATACAACTACAATTTTTAGAGTTAGCAATCATTCAGATTTAGTAAATCAATTGGTGGTTAATGCAACCGAAAACATAGGAACTCGTTACCGGTCGGGCGGAACCACAAAAGCTGGTTTTGATTGTTCAGGATTAATGATTTGTACGTTTAATAATTTTGATATAAAATTGCCAAGAAGTTCTATTGAGCAATCTCGTGTTGGTTTTAAAGTCGGTACAGAGGAAGCTCAAAAAGGAGATTTAATTTTCTTTAGAACCAACGGAAGACGACAAATCAATCATGTCGGAATGGTGGTTGAAGTAGCCGATGGAGAAATTAAATTTGTACATTCCTCAACTCATGGCGGTGTAATAATTTCTTCGACAAAAGAACCGTATTATCAAAGAACCTTTACTCAGGTAAATCGTATTTTACAATAAAGTAAAATTTTCAGGTAAATTTTCTTTTAAATTCCTCAATTGGAAAAGGTTTATTCAAAAATCCTGTTACATTATCATTTTTACTAATGTGTTCAAGTTCGTCAGGATCTAAGGTAGATGAAAGCACGTAAATTTGAATTTCTTTCCTGATCTCTTTATTTAGTTTCTCAAAAGCATACAGGAATTCAAAACCATTCATTATTGGCATTTGTATGTCTAATAAAATAATTAAAGACTCAATCTTTTTTTGAGCAATAAGCCACTCAATTCCTTCTTTGCCATTATTAGCCATAACAATTTGATCGATTTCCAGTACTTTTTTTAATAATTGAGTAATCACAAGCTGATCAATTAAATTGTCCTCAATAACCAGAAATATAGGCTTCAGTTGCATATTAATTAGGAATTGTTACAGTGAACTTGCTTCCAATAGTACTTTCAGAGAATACAGAAATATTTCCTTGTATGTTTTCGACAGCTTCTTTTACAATATAGAGCCCTAATCCGGAACCTTTATTTTTGTTTGTACCAAAATACATCTCAAAAATATTATCTTTAAATTCTTCTTTAATTCCAATTCCGTTATCAGTTACCTCAATTTTATTATAACCTTCTTCGAAATAGGTTTTAACATTGATAAACATTTCCTGTTTGTTGATGTCGGCATATTTTATAGCATTCGAAAGTAAATTGGAAATAATAATTTTTAAACGCAATTCATCACTCTGAATTTTATCTACTAATAATTCCTGAGTAAAAGTGATTCGGTTGGCATTTTCGATATGCATTAATTGAGAGATTGCTTCATCAAATAATTCCTGTAGACTCACAGGTTCCATCACAACTTGTTTTCTTTTGTTTTTAGAATAGTCTATAATGTCGATTATAAATTGATCCTGTTTGGTCAGGCTTTGGTGCATTAATCCCAAATAACTCTTAATTTGGTCAATATCATCTTCTAGCTGAGTAATTTCAATTAAACCTTTTAAGGATGTGATAGGAGATCTCAAATCGTGTGATGCGCTGTAGACAAATCGGTCTAATTCACGATTAACTACAATAAGATTTTCATTTTTAACCTCGATTTCTTTTTTAGAAACAAGCAATCGTTTCACCATTATAGAATAATAAGTGCATACGCTTAGTACAATAATTAAAATAAATACAATATTGGTAATGATCAAAAGGCTTTTAATTTTACGAGTTCCTTCGCCTAAAGTATTCGAGAAGTTGCGTTCGTTAATCGTAAGTTTATCACTGATGGAACTAATTTGGTTTAAGAAATTTTTCTGACTGGATGGGGTTAAAAGATTATATTTTATCTGAGCATTTATTTCGTGACCAACGATAAATAATTTGAAAATAAGTTCATCGCCCTTTCCCCATTCGTCAATCGCTTTGGCTAAAAAAGATACCTGCTGAAAATTGACAAATAACCAAACAAGATCATCTAGATCGTCTTTATGATTTCGCCCAATTAAAAATCCTTTTCGGGCGACTTTATTATCGCCCACTTTTAAAAGTGTTTTTCGGGCAATGCCATCACCTTGAGGAACTTCTAATTCTTCTAAATATAATTTCCATTGTTTTTCATCTTTGGTATAAAGATAGGTGATGAGGTGTCTGGAAGCGTCCTTTTGTCCTTTAGAGTAATGTGATTCTCCATTGACATAGGCTCTGTTGGCAGACAAAATTTTGATGGTAAAAAAATTGATACAAATAAGTAAGGCACAAGAAACAAATACAATTATGAGAAGAATAAAAACATTAGGAAAACGTATGTTTTTAAAAAACGGATTCTTAGACATAATTTTCAAATTAGTAGGTTAGTGGCCTTGTAAAAAGTCTTTTGTTTTTGTTTTATTCTTCAATATTTATAATCGTTTGGGGTCGATTATGTGTGTATTTTAAAAGTGAACAATTGTTAATGAAATGTTTACGTTTATCAATCAATTATCATTTTTATAAATTTAATAAAAAAAGAATATAGTTTTACAAATAAGCTTTTTTTTCTTGTTAAATTTATTTTTAAAATTGTTTTGTAGTCTAATTTGTTGATTTTGTGTAGCTTGTTGTTGTTTTTAATAATTTTGGCGGAGTATTGCAGATTGTAATAAGCAAAGATTAATTTAGAAATGAAAAAATTGCAGAAGTAAATAAAATCTTAGAATAAGTGCTTTTTTTGTTTAACTATTTATTCTTTTTTATTCCATTTCATGCCAAAAATGTCCGCAGCCATTTTTACATTCCCTACTTCTTCTTTCAGTGTCGGTTACTTTAAAAATCCAAAGTAATGAAGTTATAGTTTTTATATTTTCGTTTTCAGGAAGTGCTGCTAATTTATAAAAAGCAATTCGTGTTGGGAACCTTTTTAAAAGTACAATAGGGGTATAGGTTGGTTTTAAAGGAATTGTATTCAGGGCATTTTGATACGTTTCTGTATTATAATGCGTTTTTTCAGGAATAGCGTTGAATATACAATTTATTAAAGTTGTAAAAAGTTCTTTGAAATCATATTCCGGGTCTTCTAATAAAAGCTGTATGCCAAGATTAAAATCTATTTTATCTTGGGCTACTTTGTTGATTACTAGTTCTTTTTGAGACATTTGGTACATACACAAACAGTTATTTACTATGATTAAGATAATATATCGACATTAATTTTGGTGAGTTCATAAATACAAAGTTTGTATTTTTTTAATTTGGAGAAAAACTAAATATTGTCTTTATTTTATAATTTGAATGTGCTGTAATTGCTTGATTTGATTTAAGTTTTCAGGCGAAACAGGATTATTTGTCAAAATTATTTTACGAAGCTTTTTCAAGCTTTTTAGCTTGTCGATTGGCAGGTATTCAATATCATTATTAGACAAATCAATTTCTTCCAGATTTTGTAATTCAAAAGTTATTAAAGGCAATTCATTTAAGTAATTATCTTTAAAACTAATTTTAAAATAAGTATTTCTAATTTCAGGATTGCTATATTTTATGTGATCTGTAATTGACTGTAAATCTCCATATCGATCTCCACCAGGAGAATATAAGGATCGATTTTCATCTGGTTTAGCAGCTATGAATACAATATTACTTTTGGATGTTGCCCGATGAGGAAGAGATATTCCTAAAACCTGGTTTGCAAAAATCAACATAGGAATTATAATCAAAATTGCTCCGACTAAACCAACAAGAAATCTTGTGCCATTATAGCCTACAGCTTCTTTTATTATTCTTGCTGAAAATTTACTGGGTACGTAATTCTGATTCCAGCCTTTACGCCATTTAAAGACAAAAAATATACCCATTAAAAAAAATACAGTTAAAAGTAATGTTTCGAAATTCATAAGCGAGAACTTGTTTAATTTTTGAATATGATTTTTAATCGATTTCTTTTAGTTTTAGAAGATTTTCTAATGTTTCAATTCCATTTTTTTCCGCTGTTCTAAAAAGTAGTTTTATAATGAAGTATCTGATTGCTAATGCGATTATCAGGAATGGAATAGCTTGGCTAATTGCTTTTTCTAACGTTGGAGTAGAGATAAAAATTACAGTAAGTAAGCTTATAACCCAAAATACATAAAGCCATTTAAAACTAGTATGAAATCTTTTCGTAATTGAAATTTTGGGATTGATTGATTCTTCTATTTTTCCTTCAAAAACACAAAACATAGCAGTTTTTGGTTGAGCTGAGATAATTTTAAATCGGTAATTATCAATTTCTCCAATGAATTTTTTATTTGTTTGGTGTGCTGTGCTGCTTAAAATCCCTTCAAAAGTATTTTCTTTTAAAACTTGAATTAATTGCTCATAAGGAAGTTCTGATTGAAAAACAGATGTTTTATTTAAGAAAAGGGTAAAGGCCATTTTTGTTTTTTGAAATAAGTTCCGAAGGTATTGAATTATTGTTTTTAATTGATAAAGTTGTAAAAGAAGAGTCATGTAATTTTTATTTAAACTTGTATTATAAACCAGAATTTGCGTGAGGGATAGAGGCGGTATCTCCCGATTTAGAAAAACAAGGCTTTTTAGCCGTAGTTTTTGTTAATCGGGAATTTAGCCGAAAGCCCGACCCGAAGGGACACGTCCAATTTTAGATTTTAGATTTTAGATTTTAGATTGTTGGATTTTGGAATTTAGATTTTGGAATTTGACAATTTTAGGTTAAAAAAACTGTCCTTATTTAGTAATATGATCGTTCAGAATGAGGCTTTTAATAAGAATCTAAAATCAACAATCTAAAATCTAAAATTTCAGAAAAAAGTATATCTTTAACCAACCCAAAAAAACAAAACCAATGCAAGAAAACGATCAGGAAAATTTTAAAAGAGAACTCGGATTATTAGACGGAACCATGCTTGTGGTAGGCTCTATGATAGGATCTGGAATATTTATCGTGAGTGCCGATATCGCGAGACAAGTAGGTTCTGCAGGATGGCTAACACTGATTTGGCTCATCTCTGGATTGATTACTATTATTGCTGCGGTGAGTTATGGCGAGTTGAGTGCGATGTTCCCAAAAGCGGGCGGACAATACGTTTACCTGAAAGAAGCGTACAACAAATTAATAGCCTTTTTGTATGGCTGGAGTTTTTTTGCGGTAATTCAGACTGGAACTATAGCTGCTGTAGGTGTGGCTTTCTCTAAGTTTGCATCGTATCTGTACGAACCTTTTAGCGACGAAAATATCTTGTATGAATTAGGTTCTTTTAAACTTAATGCTGCTCAGATTGTTTCGATCCTGACGATTGTTTTACTAACTTTTATTAATAGCCGCGGTGTTAAAAACGGAAAAATTCTGCAAACGGTTCTAACGATTATCAAAATTTTATCGTTGTTGGGTTTGATCGTTTTCGGACTAACATTAGCCGCGAAAGCTTCGGTTTGGGATGCCAACTGGGCAGATGCATGGACAACACGTTCGTTTAATAAAGATACCGGTTCGTGGCTGCCAATTAGCGGAACGGCTCTGATTAGCGGAATTTCGGCTGCGATGGTTGGGTCTTTATTTTCTAGTGATGCCTGGAATGGTGTAACGTTTATTGCGGGAGAAATTAAAAACCCGAAACGTAACGTTGGTTTCAGTTTATTTTTAGGAACTTTTATTGTGACCATTATTTATGTTTTGACCAATTTGATGTATTTGGCAGTGATTCCGTTAGACGAAATTGCAACAGCAAAATCTGATAGGGTAGCAGTTGTGGCTTCACAATATATCTTTGGTAATATTGGAACAC encodes:
- a CDS encoding response regulator, with the protein product MQLKPIFLVIEDNLIDQLVITQLLKKVLEIDQIVMANNGKEGIEWLIAQKKIESLIILLDIQMPIMNGFEFLYAFEKLNKEIRKEIQIYVLSSTLDPDELEHISKNDNVTGFLNKPFPIEEFKRKFT
- a CDS encoding DUF5958 family protein, with the protein product MYQMSQKELVINKVAQDKIDFNLGIQLLLEDPEYDFKELFTTLINCIFNAIPEKTHYNTETYQNALNTIPLKPTYTPIVLLKRFPTRIAFYKLAALPENENIKTITSLLWIFKVTDTERRSRECKNGCGHFWHEME
- a CDS encoding APC family permease, with translation MQENDQENFKRELGLLDGTMLVVGSMIGSGIFIVSADIARQVGSAGWLTLIWLISGLITIIAAVSYGELSAMFPKAGGQYVYLKEAYNKLIAFLYGWSFFAVIQTGTIAAVGVAFSKFASYLYEPFSDENILYELGSFKLNAAQIVSILTIVLLTFINSRGVKNGKILQTVLTIIKILSLLGLIVFGLTLAAKASVWDANWADAWTTRSFNKDTGSWLPISGTALISGISAAMVGSLFSSDAWNGVTFIAGEIKNPKRNVGFSLFLGTFIVTIIYVLTNLMYLAVIPLDEIATAKSDRVAVVASQYIFGNIGTLIIAIMIMISTFACNNGLIMAGARVYYTMATDGLFFKKAAVLNKFSVPSWALWAQCIWASALCLTGKYGDLLDFVIIIVLIFYILTIYGIFILRKKMPDVERPYKAFGYPFLPLLYIVIASAICISLLITKFSTCGWGVLIMLTGIPVYYLTKPKES
- a CDS encoding carboxypeptidase-like regulatory domain-containing protein; the encoded protein is MKKLLLFFILFPLLCIAQNINGTIVSKSTNLPLENTNILALSSKVGTISDENGKFSLKLLSKFNDDEVLEFSHIGYATTRISLSYLTKQSFIVSLEENIENLSDVIIPADQKLQSKLSFTQLTSLKHLIFSFGSLLQDDKIYVSGGDAYPEINQLEKARAEKADMDMVKFLSEEQYTSAKRHYKQDLCIYDIKTDTWEFSKLKLQNRAYHNIHFYNNLVYIVGGKKMFVNKISSWEYLQDQIEVLDLEKQTIKTDNTNPHKAADFASFTYKDNIIVMGGSVKSTESGVKDFTDKVHLYNISSGYWYELAHMPIAKETTGALVDDKIYLIGGNNGKPISQIESFDLATEKWQNEGELFSPLERPAVTYHENIIYFFEDQKMYVYDLKTKQLKEYEIGLPLKYSVMHYYNDKLYILGGRVDNSYSKLPSSKVFSIDVNEFEITKPTRTKTLSQEVRVTKNNG
- a CDS encoding sensor histidine kinase, with product MSANRAYVNGESHYSKGQKDASRHLITYLYTKDEKQWKLYLEELEVPQGDGIARKTLLKVGDNKVARKGFLIGRNHKDDLDDLVWLFVNFQQVSFLAKAIDEWGKGDELIFKLFIVGHEINAQIKYNLLTPSSQKNFLNQISSISDKLTINERNFSNTLGEGTRKIKSLLIITNIVFILIIVLSVCTYYSIMVKRLLVSKKEIEVKNENLIVVNRELDRFVYSASHDLRSPITSLKGLIEITQLEDDIDQIKSYLGLMHQSLTKQDQFIIDIIDYSKNKRKQVVMEPVSLQELFDEAISQLMHIENANRITFTQELLVDKIQSDELRLKIIISNLLSNAIKYADINKQEMFINVKTYFEEGYNKIEVTDNGIGIKEEFKDNIFEMYFGTNKNKGSGLGLYIVKEAVENIQGNISVFSESTIGSKFTVTIPN
- a CDS encoding aconitate hydratase — encoded protein: MAFDIEMIKKVYENMPDRVDKAREIVGRPLTLTEKILYNHLWDGNPTKAFGRGVDYVDFAPDRVACQDATAQMALLQFMHAGKPKVAVPTTVHCDHLIQAKVDAATDLARAKIQSNEVFDFLSSVSNKYGIGFWKPGAGIIHQVVLENYAFPGGMMIGTDSHTVNAGGLGMVAIGVGGADAVDVMSGMAWELKFPKLIGVKLTGKLSGWTAPKDVILKVAGILTVKGGTGAIVEYFGEGATSMSCTGKGTICNMGAEIGATTSTFGYDDSMSRYLRSTNRADVADAADKIAPYLTGDPEVYANPEQYFDQVIEINLTELEPHLNGPFTPDLATPISKMKETAIKNNWPLQIQVGLIGSCTNSSYEDISRAASLARQVSAKNLKTKSQFTITPGSEVVRYTIERDGFIDTFEKIGATVFANACGPCIGMWDRDGAEKEERNTIVHSFNRNFSKRADGNPNTLAFVGSPELVTAMAIAGDLGFNPLTDTLINEDGEEVMLEAPTGDELPPKGFDVKDPGFQVPAEDGSGVQVVVSPTSERLQLLAPFDAWDGKNITGAKLLIKAFGKCTTDHISMAGPWLRFRGHLDNISNNMLIGAVNAFNQKTNSVKNQLTGTYDAVPAVARAYKAAGVPSIVVGDHNYGEGSSREHAAMEPRFLGVKAVLVKSFARIHETNLKKQGLLGLTFANEADYDKIQEDDTINFTDLTEFAPGKPLTLEFVHANGTKDIILANHTYNAGQIGWFVAGSALNLIAAGKA
- a CDS encoding peptidoglycan endopeptidase — protein: MVVRLIIVLFFFSVGVFSQEKFIKHKISKGENLSVIAKKYGVKTKDIQDANPDAPKVLKLNSVLLIPNTNKKVTTKKTEIVANTTPATTSNSGLHEVQEKENLWLISKKYNVSVDDLKKANPSLESEDLKIGQKLAIPSNAVVATEKNTKKNQNIENPEIIPSTDVEVVVEVKPKETKYLIAKKYGITVAELEKQNPFIKGKLPVGYLLKIRTSKEKANQEVKDAVIASQTQIADKTATTLENKGKTSEVKPEIVSDKNAEIVVEVKPNETKYTIAKKYGITVAELEKQNPFIKGKLPVGYLLKIKTSKEKANQEIKDTAIASQTQIAENPVLTSDNKIKTDEAKPEIVPAKNVEVVVEVQPKETKYAIAKKYGITVAELERQNPFIKGKLPVGYMLKINTSKEKADAASSITTPQSNDGLSDASQVADNSAVEKDTTTIFRVSNHSDLVNQLVVNATENIGTRYRSGGTTKAGFDCSGLMICTFNNFDIKLPRSSIEQSRVGFKVGTEEAQKGDLIFFRTNGRRQINHVGMVVEVADGEIKFVHSSTHGGVIISSTKEPYYQRTFTQVNRILQ